The Sebastes umbrosus isolate fSebUmb1 chromosome 4, fSebUmb1.pri, whole genome shotgun sequence genome has a window encoding:
- the si:ch211-272n13.3 gene encoding uncharacterized protein si:ch211-272n13.3 isoform X1 — MKKIFSFTKRKKHPSSSTPDNGSVLSVGYELKEKDLGKVHKAASVGDLAKLKQLAKKNDINQLDKENRTALHIACASGHVEVVQFLVESKAKLNLCDNQNRSALMKAVQGQHERCLTTLLENHAEPNLVDINGNTALHLTANIPSIPTAALLLEHEADINAQNKEGFTPLTVSVREDHIEMAEFLLKEGAGVNFMDQAQRSPLMIAAGNGQINMLRLLLRYNADITLKDTKGWSADDYAVMNGHHPCSLLIIEHSTQRNDGPSHQGPSKKKQKTLLGSPSQDIEAGFSLGGPATDKDEHGANEAGGDFEDNSQSESLSRVSKSAADEWASSEDDDGSVLIEKKPQKLNLRKMIASKRGEADEQKSKADSEQPSSSKARTDSQEESPEAEESEEEEEEEEEEDDEEEDDDEDEEDDEEEEEEEEEDNDDDEDDDEESEEDDGEEDEEENECEEEDSDKCVASVEANTAEFEDIQKPCVTGALKIIDSADAQNIPGADISYSGETSPGIVGESVEAAEKDAKTETQKNDCPAGTASYAMPATLDVEEDCVVSAIRVESKFSDEDDSLGKECTSSPRHHTGTCSPSAVKEEEFEREVGKDDDDDSWSNKQNSGDAASNDGADEEDNQTGGFGRDTVLANRKNLAPEDGVENADGSSDAASNKEALKEGKRRSSWGSSLEDSDADLPKEDEVNKETLDQKSDVQASDLQPEAATLHSKCTLPQPNEDHRDTSWDSSSPVVPSPKCVSRQPVMDEPVTSSRLCSTPQSKNRPAKAAVDESEWDSSSENNDQNDNGSFTKGDVQSPVSKTNIGTANQTGEQQSWQEEDKESVDKESNDPSPAVSPVPEEILDNDGGKLDSENDQGDDSSWDDEDKSESEKQKTMVRKDDEVAACVNILKTRLSTPSRSRPTSATDKKLEGDEDDEEAPQAVIDGKDESPEDNSLAGVQKDNPSKDDETSEDSDSKDQKLQYDFTSATVKVSDDDDGHEARLTAYVPLENSSAVVPDLNEEPTRENILSSPPAAGQRHDSDGNTLSDEALPQTDIDDVDLDSPDEAESIGAGSRELRNIEESVMQKKDSTGDEDDNDQEEERDDDEEEDVSDENDPPDRKESGEFLYASSPVPEAEVSKDKKRDFLSELGLEKGEEEQDSWDSESHSDNPNIPHEGKQSSHTQDREEITTVEEEVKENLFYIPSFLRGQGGARMAVLEPRRSVGRPRGSQGEVGNDGNGKNRAERVDKDDSKQKETEKIKWEPLRVLRKLEGDIERKTDVMEELGLGDVDDLEDASDWDSASTTSKRTLPGRRMPSPGLEEFPECSYPSVKEQEEDIAPAAPLTPQRSVNSNKTLPSTPPQPQTQPKPQPQPQPRSRKMVLQKPESEEDSDWEPDNVASSCNTAKIDNQLRSIAEPQAAVTPGSPELSPMTGDRKSNVESDKQQQKEIDDDDDAVDTCELDLNNPCPSGEKDNDFKDQRGPEERGEAGDGVPWENRYEKLWVEVEKREVKSTFKNVAGELKEKFGELQKSRRSAEEEEEEQAMAESAEEESSDEEEEGEVIVRPAARARSTVLLTIPEQRESGPDDSATESSDNSLCEGGMQVYEPAASESNMCREPYLLADDFLEERRSSSPRLATAQRHSCIDPVATSFTDDTIRMSVVDRSTFSKDDSKLGPFQKTHLDLICKDNAANLDGAEKNNASSEEDPEEFAKSRPPSLSRRSASVPGVSDEELEEDMERFKLEVGMLKVVFLDLEKEKAQLQKEVGKETTQTATEVQQPSTSSWHTGGTALEEMRTEKPETRLGSLSSQAGAIHQEQQQPVATKSTNGAAVQTYNSYRQEGHAVEEPSQPELVRGARRCRAPQTNTHVNGDPLSVFDDSTLSEVSDDEGSGQQKNENPEEEEMAEDFDEVTQSSDTATDDIDSPTSGYRHASLLVQKLDSATLDSRSMVKLQNIFHEYERSIQKARSRHGYLADKVSKLETERAELKSSLEEVKDFKSALERNQLELQTEVTNLKFQLKQEQEYRHDATMMYNSTRDKLRRTEEQHQLEVQKRQKVELTLRNLELEMRTLVNSMKQLEEDHSETQRLLVQERSARTLQENLLNGHLRKQQEIEDENKRNMSRSNEALSQLTEASDRERELLQQNAALQEQLIILRTDLERSNANSSLKESHILEENEALKEQLEDARRDLKLNSEALTQTVFTCNNQVTTLKSELAITTSRLENERQTRETLDAEVESTRVRLAGAVKEAELCLTAHNDTERALLREKEEHQRLKDRLTGDAAGQREAVGSLSQKLAKAETRANSMENEVHRATLQLTEKGLLLDVLQREKDQAAVRVKELEASLQAERELSSRAGARQEATQERLAQTQSEGMLLRQQLEEAQNKGVAKEHAVTEAQERFSDLLSKLRSDSEERVQLVEERNKELAGKAADLRDQIYKLEEDKTDRETSLRQLQQELADSLKRLSMSEASLEVNTRYRNDLEEEKARLFRDLDRLRGKLEESEDQHVQAERRINGLKSSLDEREKQLTTAAQKHQEALSAAAASDTTIKQLEEAVQRLEIENARLEAAAKQQSNKIDALQKGVQESAMLSDCSPSGGGVRGHLEDLVTNLQSSKMTLEDQLNREVQKQSMLSHTAQDSQAMWEEELKSRSKLGLRLAELEKEKGDLSTQMEIEKKKAKKIAEQKKAVDTRLDQEMKRNTDLQKEMYRLRTLLKTAKKKLRDQDTGGAEFGSPMTSLRMDQGRHNLADSSFGRMKEKVDDLQVQLEKEGSRRSQLEKVNGDLKDQLSSLKSLSRSNDQLERGKRQLEEEVLDLRRRMEASQIEQSQVEQYRHDAEDRARQELKQKLEQVNIFLQSQASSQEALDQIKATNEANLRSQLEQKIRELEGELGRARTTHHDSLNQRDSTRTELERYRQLHSEELRLRKSLAAKLDRANGRLADANSKLLNERSRSLITSSIANGSLGGPSLDVGSLGQTAHYGASLGPLNRSLNLGLSLRGPVTDGQNSRVEDYLAKMQSELDRNISKELNNATAELDVASARMSPVGSASRAELDPVSRATQQYLEQSTLATPPRLKERASEREKAAMVERARVNEEREQC; from the exons GTCCCCACTAATGATCGCTGCTGGCAATGGACAAATCAATATGTTGCGGCTGCTCTTGCGGTACAACGCAGATATCACACTAAAGGATACCAAAGGATGGTCAGCTGATGACTACGCGGTGATGAATGGGCATCATCC TTGTTCCCTCCTGATCATTGAGCATAGTACCCAGAGGAATGACGGGCCCTCACATCAAGGTCCGAGCaaaaagaagcagaaaacaCTGCTGGGCAGTCCTTCTCAAGACATTGAAGCAGGCTTCTCTTTGGGAGGACCAGCCACTGACAAAGATG AGCATGGAGCAAATGAAGCAGGGGGAG ATTTTGAAGACAATTCTCAGTCGGAGTCACTAAGTCG AGTTTCAAAAAGTGCTGCAGATGAATGGGCTTCATCAGAAGATGACGATGGATCGGTTTTAATCGAAAAG AAACCACAGAAGCTCAACCTAAGGAAAATGATTGCATCTAAAAGAGGAGAAG CCGACGAGCAGAAAAGCAAAGCAGACTCAGAGCAGCCTTCAAGTAGTAAAGCAAGAACAGACTCTCAAGAGGAAAGCCCAGAAGCTGAGgagtctgaggaggaggaagaagaagaggaggaggaagatgatgaagaagaagatgatgatgaagatgaggaggatgacgaagaagaagaagaggaggaggaggaggacaacgatgatgatgaagatgatgatgaagaaagTGAAGAGGACGATGgggaagaggatgaagaagagaatgaatgtgaggaggaggacagtGACAAATGTGTGGCTTCTGTCGAGGCCAACACGGCTGAATTTGAAGATATACAAAAACCCTGTGTTACTGGCGCCCTTAAGATTATTGACAGTGCCGATGCTCAAAACATACCTGGTGCTGACATTTCTTACAGCGGTGAAACTAGCCCCGGTATTGTAGGTGAGAGTGTAGAGGCAGCAGAGAAAGATGCCAAAACAGAGACTCAAAAAAACGACTGCCCAGCTGGAACAGCAAGCTATGCAATGCCAGCAACTTTAGACGTAGAGGAGGATTGCGTCGTGTCAGCCATCAGGGTAGAATCCAAATTTTCTGATGAAGATGACAGCCTCGGGAAGGAATGCACATCGTCACCCAGACATCACACGGGAACTTGTTCACCTTCTGCAGTTAAAGAGGAAGAGTTTGAGCGAGAAGTGGGAAAGGATGACGACGATGACTCCTGGAGCAATAAACAAAACAGCGGCGACGCAGCAAGCAATGACGGTGCTGATGAAGAGGACAATCAAACGGGAGGATTTGGTCGCGACACGGTACTGGCTAATAGAAAAAATTTGGCGCCTGAGGACGGAGTTGAAAACGCAGACGGTTCCTCTGATGCCGCATCAAACAAAGAAGCGCTCAAAGAGGGGAAACGCAGATCCTCGTGGGGCTCCTCATTAGAGGACAGCGACGCTGACCTACCCAAAGAAGATGAGGTAAACAAGGAGACGCTTGATCAGAAAAGTGATGTCCAAGCATCAGATTTACAGCCAGAAGCAGCaacactgcattcaaaatgcACATTACCGCAACCAAATGAAGACCACCGGGATACCTCATGGGATTCTTCATCACCAGTGGTACCATCTCCAAAATGTGTCTCACGTCAGCCAGTGATGGATGAACCAGTGACCTCTTCGAGGTTATGTTCAACTCCTCAGTCCAAAAACAGACCAGCAAAAGCAGCAGTAGATGAATCAGAGTGGGATTCTTCTTCTGAAAATAATGATCAAAATGATAATGGCTCCTTCACTAAAGGTGACGTGCAGTCACCAGTTTCTAAAACAAATATTGGAACAGCAAACCAGACTGGAGAGCAGCAGTCTTGGCAAGAAGAAGATAAAGAAAGTGTTGATAAAGAATCCAATGACCCCTCTCCTGCAGTGTCACCAGTACCTGAGGAAATACTAGATAACGATGGAGGAAAATTAGACTCAGAGAATGATCAAGGCGACGATAGTAGTTGGGATGATGAAGATAAAAGTGAGTCAGAAAAACAGAAGACAATGGTGAGAAAAGATGATGAGGTTGCAGCCTGCGTTAACATCTTGAAGACACGTCTTTCTACGCCGAGCAGGTCGAGACCCACGAGTGCAACGGACAAGAAGTTGGAGGGAGATGAAGACGATGAAGAGGCTCCTCAAGCTGTTATTGATGGGAAGGATGAGTCCCCAGAGGATAACAGTCTGGCGGGTGTTCAGAAAGACAATCCCAGCAAAGACGATGAGACAAGCGAGGACTCTGACAGCAAGGACCAAAAGCTGCAGTACGATTTCACCAGCGCCACAGTCAAAGTGTCTGACGATGACGATGGACACGAGGCTAGATTAACTGCATACGTTCCACTAGAAAATAGTAGTGCCGTTGTTCCTGACCTCAATGAAGAACCGACGAGGGAAAATATTCTTTCAAGCCCTCCCGCTGCTGGTCAGCGCCATGATTCAGATGGGAACACGTTGTCTGATGAAGCGTTACCTCAGACTGACATTGACGACGTTGATCTAGACTCACCTGATGAGGCAGAGAGCATAGGCGCGGGAAGCCGAGAGCTAAGAAACATTGAAGAGTCTGTCATGCAG aaaaAAGATTCCACTGGGGATGAGGATGATAATGaccaagaggaggagagagatgatgatgaggaggaagatgtCTCAGATGAAAATGATCCACCTGATCGTAAAGAGAGTGGAGAGTTCCTTTACGCCAGCTCACCTGTTCCTGAGGCAGAAGTCTCTAAAGATAAGAAAAGAG ACTTCCTGTCCGAGCTGGGACTAgagaagggagaggaagagcaggacTCCTGGGACTCTGAG tcCCACTCTGATAACCCCAATATTCCACATGAAGGGAAACAAAGCTCGCATACTCAGGATCGAGAAGAGATAACCACTGTTGAAGAAGAGGTCAAAGAAA ACTTGTTTTATATTCCCTCTTTTTTAAGAGGGCAAGGAGGCGCTAGGATGGCAGTCCTAGAGCCTCGGAGGAGTGTAGGCAGGCCCAGAGGCAGCCAGGGAGAGG TTGGAAACGACGGTAACGGTAAAAACAGAGCCGAACGTGTAGATAAAGATGACAGTAAACAGAAAGAG ACTGAGAAAATCAAATGGGAACCACTTCGTGTTTTGAGAAAACTTGAAGGAGATATCGAACGAAAGACAG ATGTAATGGAAGAGCTCGGTCTGGGTGATGTTGATGATCTTGAAG ACGCATCAGACTGGGACTCGGCCAGTACTACCAGTAAGAGAACCCTGCCTGGCCGCAGAATGCCCTCCCCTGGACTTGAGGAGTTCCCAGAATGCTCATATCCATCTGTtaaagagcaggaggaagacaTTGCTCCAGCAGCGCCCCTGACACCTCAGAGGAGCGTCAACTCCAACAAGACTCTGCCCAGCACACCTCCTCAACCCCAAACCCAACCGAAGCCTCAACCCCAACCGCAGCCTCGATCAAGGAAGATGGTGCTTCAGAAACCAGAGAGTGAAGAAG ATTCAGATTGGGAACCAGACAACGTGGCGTCCTCTTGCAATACAGCCAAAATAGACAATCAGCTGCGAAGCATAGCTGAGCCCCAGGCAGCAGTCACACCAG GTTCCCCTGAGCTCTCACCGATGACAGGAGACAGAAAAAGTAACGTAGAGTCTGACAAGCAGCAACAAAAG GAgatagatgatgatgatgatgcagtaGATACATGTGAGTTAGATCTAAATAACCCATGTCCATCTGGAGAGAAGGACAATGACTTTAAAGATCAACGCGGTCCTGAAGAAAGAGGCGAAGCGGGCGACGGAGTCCCGTGGGAGAATCGCTACGAGAAGCtctgggtggaggtggagaaaaGGGAGGTCAAATCCACCTTCAAGAATGTTGCCGGTGAATTAAAAGAGAAGTTTGGAGAACTGCAGAAATCAAGGCGttctgcagaagaagaagaagaagaacaggcCATGGCTGAATCTGCAGAAGAAGAGTCaagtgatgaagaagaagaaggggaagTCATTGTGCGCCCCGCGGCGAGAGCGAGGAGCACCGTCCTTCTCACCATCCCCGAGCAGAGGGAGTCTGGACCGGACGACTCGGCGACAGAGTCAAGTGACAACTCCTTATGCGAGGGTGGGATGCAGGTCTACGAGCCCGCAGCTAGCGAGAGCAACATGTGTCGAGAGCCGTATCTACTCGCTGATGATTTTCTGGAGGAGCGCAGGTCTTCTTCTCCTCGACTCGCCACAGCACAAAGACACAGCTGCATAGATCCCGTTGCCACATCTTTTACTGATGACACCATACGCATGTCTGTTGTTGACCGGAGCACATTCTCAAAGGATGACTCCAAACTTGGGCCGTTCCAGAAAACACATCTGGACCTTATCTGCAAGGACAACGCTGCTAATCTAGATGGAGCTGAGAAAAACAATGCGAGTTCAGAAGAGGATCCCGAGGAATTCGCCAAGTCTCGCCCCCCCTCACTGAGCAGACGTTCAGCATCTGTCCCAGGTGTTTCTGATGAAGAGCTGGAAGAGGACATGGAAAGATTTAAACTTGAGGTAGGGATGCTGAAGGTTGTCTTCCTGGATTTGGAGAAAGAAAAGGCCCAACTCCAGAAAGAG GTTGGCAAAGAGACGACACAGACGGCAACGGAGGTGCAACAACCATCCACTTCTTCCTGGCATACCGGTGGAACGGCACTGGAAGAAATGCGTACTGAGAAACCTGAGACCAGGTTAGGATCCCTGTCAAGTCAAGCTGGAGCAATTCACCAGGAACAGCAGCAGCCTGTGGCCACCAAGAG CACCAACGGGGCAGCAGTGCAGACCTACAATAGCTACAGACAGGAGGGACACGCTGTAGAGGAGCCCTCACAGCCGGAGCTGGTCAGAGGGGCCCGGCGCTGCAGAGCCCCTCAGACCAACACCCATGTCAATGGAgatcctctctctgtgtttgatgaTAGCACTTTAAGTGAAGTGTCCGACGATGAAGGAAG TGGACAACAGAAAAACGAG AACCctgaagaagaggagatggCAGAAGACTTTGATGAAGTCACTCAGTCGTCCGACACGGCCACAGACGACATCGACTCTCCCACTTCAGGCTATCGTCACGCATCCCTCCTCGTCCAGAAGCTGGATTCAGCCACTTTGG ACTCGAGAAGCATGGTGAAGCTGCAGAACATTTTCCACGAATATGAGCGCTCTATCCAAAAGGCGAGGAGTCGCCACGGCTACCTGGCGGACAAGGTGAGCAAGCTGGAAACAGAGAGGGCGGAGTTGAAGAGCTCTCTGGAGGAAGTTAAAGATTTTAAATCTGCCTTGGAGCGCAACCAGCTGGAGCTGCAGACCGAAGTCACAAACCTCAA ATTTCAGCTGAAACAGGAGCAGGAATATCGCCACGACGCCACCATGATGTATAACTCAACCAGAGATAAGctgaggaggacggaggagcAGCATCAGTTGGAGGTTCAGAAGAGGCAGAAGGTGGAGCTCACCCTCAGGAATCTGGAGCTGGAGATGAGAACTCTGGTCAACAGCATGAAACAG CTTGAAGAAGACCACAGTGAGACCCAGAGGCTGCTGGTTCAGGAGCGCAGCGCTCGGACGCTGCAGGAGAATCTGCTCAACGGCCATCTTCGAAAGCAGCAAGAGATAGAGGACGAGAACAAAAGAAACATGAGCAGAAGCAACGAG GCCTTGTCTCAGCTCACTGAGGCCAGTGACAGGGAGAGGGAGTTGCTCCAGCAGAATGCTGCCTTGCAGGAGCAGCTGATCATCCTGAGAACAGACCTGGAGCGCTCCAACGCCAACAGCAGCCTCAAAGAGAGCCACATTTTGGAAGAGAACGAGGCCCTCAAGGAACAGCTAGAAGATGCTCGGCGAGATCTCAAACTCAACAGCGAAGCCCTGACCCAGACTGTCTTCACCTGCAATAACCAGGTGACCACCCTGAAGTCCGAGTTAGCTATAACGACGAGCCGTCTGGAAAATGAGCGGCAGACTCGCGAAACGCTGGACGCAGAGGTCGAGTCCACTCGTGTCCGCCTGGCCGGAGCCGTGAAGGAGGCCGAGCTTTGCCTGACGGCTCACAACGACACAGAGAGGGCTCTGCTCCGTGAGAAAGAGGAACACCAGCGGCTCAAAGACAGACTCACAG GTGATGCAGCCGGTCAACGTGAGGCGGTCGGCAGCCTGTCCCAGAAGCTGGCCAAGGCAGAGACTCGCGCGAACAGCATGGAGAATGAAGTTCATCGGGCCACGCTGCAGCTGACGGAGAAAGGCCTGCTGCTGGACGTCCTGCAAAGGGAGAAGGACCAGGCGGCCGTTCGCGTCAAGGAGCTAGAAGCGTCTCTGCAGGCCGAGAGGGAGCTGAGCAGCCGCGCCGGAGCACGCCAAGAGGCCACGCAGGAGCGGCTAGCCCAGACCCAGAGTGAGGGCATGCTGCTCCGGCAACAGCTTGAGGAGGCCCAAAACAAAGGCGTCGCGAAGGAACACGCTGTGACAGAAGCCCAAGAGCGCTTCAGTGACCTTCTGTCCAAGCTGCGCTCTGACAGCGAAGAGAGAGTACAGCTAGTGGAGGAAAGAAATAAGGAGCTCGCCGGTAAGGCCGCTGATCTCCGAGATCAGATCTACAAGTTAGAGGAAGACAAGACCGACAGAGAG ACTAGTCTGaggcagctgcagcaggagctGGCTGACTCCCTCAAGAGGCTGTCGATGAGCGAGGCTTCTCTGGAGGTCAACACGCGCTATCGCAAtgacctggaggaggagaaggctcGGCTCTTTAGAGACTTGGACAGGCTCAGAGGAAAG CTGGAGGAAAGCGAAGACCAGCATGTGCAGGCTGAGAGACGGATCAACGGTCTGAAGAGCAGTCTCGATGAAAGGGAAAAGCAACTCACCACCGCGGCTCAGAAACACCAGGAGGCGCTGTCCGCCGCGGCAGCTTCTGATACCACCATCAAACAGCTGGAGGAAGCTGTGCAAAG GCTGGAGATCGAGAACGCCAGGCTGGAAGCTGCTGCAAAGCAACAGTCCAACAAAATTGATGCGCTTCAGAAAGGGGTTCAGGAATCTGCCATG CTATCTGACTGCTCGCCTTCAGGAGGAGGG gtcagaggtcatttgGAGGACTTGGTTACAAACCTCCAAAGCAGTAAGATGACTTTGGAAGACCAACTCAATCGAGAG GTCCAGAAGCAAAGCATGCTGTCTCACACAGCCCAGGACTCCCAGGCCATGTgggaggaggagctgaagagccgctCTAAGTTGGGACTGCGCCTGGCGGAGCTTGAAAAGGAGAAAGGAGACTTGAGCACCCAG ATGGAAATAGAAAAGAagaaagccaagaagatagcgGAGCAGAAGAAGGCTGTAGACACGCGGCTGGATCAAGAGATGAAGAGAAACACAGATCTCCAGAAAGAAATGTACAG GTTGCGTACTTTATTGAAGACTGCAAAGAAGAAGTTGCGGGATCAGGACACAGGCGGAGCTGAGTTTGGCTCTCCTATGACCAGTCTACGGATGGACCAAGGCAGACACAACCTGGCCGACAGTTCCTTTGGACGAATGAAAGAAAAG GTGGACGATCTGCAGGTGCAGCTGGAGAAGGAAGGGTCCCGTCGCAGCCAGCTAGAGAAGGTGAACGGCGACCTCAAGGATCAGCTGTCCTCCCTGAAGAGCTTGAGCCGCAGCAACGACCAACTGGAGAGGGGCAAgaggcagctggaggaggaggtgctggaCCTGAGACGCCGAATGGAGGCCTCTCAGATTGAGCAGAGCCAGGTGGAGCAGTACCGCCACGACGCAGAGGACAGGGCCCgtcaggagctcaaacagaaaCTGGAGCAGGTCAACATCTTCCTGCAG TCCCAGGCATCATCCCAAGAAGCACTGGATCAGATTAAAGCGACCAACGAGGCCAACCTGCGCTCCCAGCTGGAGCAGAAGATCCGAGAGCTGGAGGGGGAACTGGGCCGGGCCCGCACCACCCATCACGACAGCCTCAACCAAAGAGACTCCACGCGCACGGAGCTAGAGCGATACCGCCAACTTCACTCCGAGGAGCTACGCCTCCGCAAGTCCCTGGCTGCCAAACTAGACAG AGCCAACGGTCGGCTCGCAGACGCCAATTCCAAGTTGCTCAACGAGCGCAGCAGGTCTCTGATCACCAGCAGCATCGCAAACGGTAGCCTCGGAGGGCCCTCGCTGGACGTGGGCTCTTTGGGTCAAACGGCACACTACGGGGCCTCGCTGGGGCCCCTCAACAGGAGCCTCAACCTGGGACTGTCCCTCCGAGGCCCTGTCACTGACGGGCAGAACAGCCGGGTGGAGGACTACCTCGCCAAG ATGCAGAGTGAGTTGGATAGAAACATATCAAAGGAATTAAACAATG CCACAGCAGAGCTGGATGTTGCTTCAGCCCGGATGTCACCGGTGGGCTCTGCCTCCAGGGCGGAGCTGGACCCCGTCAGCAGGGCGACGCAGCAGTACTTGGAG cagtcTACGTTGGCCACGCCTCCTCGGCTCAAAGAacgagcgagcgagagagagaaagcagcgatggtcgagcgagctagagtgaatgaagagagggagcagtGTTAG